One Ricinus communis isolate WT05 ecotype wild-type chromosome 7, ASM1957865v1, whole genome shotgun sequence genomic region harbors:
- the LOC125370629 gene encoding uncharacterized protein LOC125370629 produces MHPYPPIIKVKGKKRLIFISWETGKTPMSLEEDLKISKKEIASLKTSNEDLKKSLDEISNEKLFKENNSLKNEVEKLRNSISKFHKGKESFDTLVVYQRAPFVRNELRFNEASSSTSHNIIFVQATQPQAFERNSNVYLKSTSTIFGMLIVDVQGNKVTFDSNGCLVNTLVDDKVIFKGERSGNTYTIDLHKVANQSFKCLVSISDESWLWHRRLRHASMELLYKIVKEELVNGLPKSIPHQAKPIESMNVVFDESNKLDLGEGVCVNDIVGALEELKVDVDDPSKGANKSIKEIQEDQQNQDATQDP; encoded by the exons ATGCATCCTTATCCTCCAATAATAAAAGTGAAAGGGAAAAAGAGGctaatctttatttcatgGGAAACAGGGAAGACTCCCATGAG TTTGGAGGAAGATCTTAAGATTTCAAAGAAGGAAATTGCCTCCTTAAAAACTTCTAATGAGGACCTAAAGAAGTCATTGGATGAAATTTCTAACGAAAAActctttaaagaaaacaattctttgaaaaatgaagttgagAAGCTTAGGAACTCAATCTCAAAATTTCACAAAGGGAAAGAGTCTTTTGACACACTAGTTGTATATCAAAGAGCTCCCTTTGTGAGGAATGAACTTAGGTTCAATGAAGCTTCATCATCCACATCTCACAACATAATTTTTGTCCAAGCCACTCAACCACAAGCATTTGAGAGAAACTCAAAT GTGTATCTTAAATCCACAAGCACCATCTTTGGCATGTTGATAGTGGATGTTCAAG GAAACAAAGTCACTTTCGACTCCAATGGATGTCTTGTCAACACTCTAGTGGATGACAAAGTGATATTTaaaggagaaagaagtggCAACACCTACACAATTGACCTACACAAAGTTGCTAATCAATCCTTCAAGTGCCTTGTATCTATTAGTGATGAATCTTGGCTATGGCATAGAAGACTAAGACATGCAAGTATGGAGCTTCTATATAAGATAGTGAAAGAAGAACTAGTAAATGGACTTCCCAAG TCTATTCCACATCAAGCAAAGCCTATAGAGTCCATGAATGTAGTTTTTGATGAATCAAATAAGCTTGATCTTGGGGAAGGTGTTTGTGTAAATGATATTGTAGGTGCACTTGAGGAACTCAAAGTAGATGTTGATGATCCTTCAAAAGGAGCGAACAAATCTATAAAGGAAATTCAAGAAGACCAACAAAATCAAGATGCAACTCAAGATCCCTAA